The Propionispora hippei DSM 15287 genome includes the window TTTGCACCTAAACGCCCGGCCTGCTTTGAAATTAGGGAACCGCTGAAGTAATAAGACTATTGACCTGAGCGAGATTTTTTTTGCCTGGTAAAGCAGTAAAATGGGAAAAGGCTGGAGCTGTTTTAGGGGCTTGCTGACGCCGCCAGGTGGAAGAAGGTCCGTCAGGATGAGCGGTCAAAATACACCTGTGGTCGCTTAGACGCTTGAAGAAGAAAGATGTTTGCATTGACTGTTTTCTTGTGGCGGACTTATGTGGTAAATATTTATGAAAATTGAAGCTTTGTTGTTTTAAATTGTCCTAGGAAACAAGGAATTTTTAACCGGTAGGTAGAATAGATATACTTTGAACCATTTTTGGAGGTACTTGTATAGCCATGAGTGTAGTAGGAGATATATGCAGAAAAATAACTACACTGCAATCAACGCAGATTGAATTGTTAGAAAATATCACTGCCAATATGGGACTCATGGCAGATTTGGCTCATGCGCAGGTCACCGTATATGCTAAGGCGAGTGACAATAATTTTGTTGTTATTTTGTCTCAGGTCAAACCACATACGAGTTTTATTCAGCGTAAACCCAGCTTGCTTGGGTCGACCGTACATATTGCGGAAGAGCCGCTGGTTGCCCGTACCTTTGTTTCCGGCCAGTCTATTTGCGGACAGCGTGAATGGGCTCTGGGCATGTGGATGGAAATGCGAACTTACCCGATCTTTGATAACGATGACGATATTATTGCGGTTATCAGCTTTGAGGCCAGCTCGGATGAGGTGCGGGCAGAAGGCCATGGCATTTTAGTGGAAAGCGCGTACATGCTGCAGACAATTTTGCGGGAAAGGTCCAACCGCAAGCTGTTTCGGCCACTCTCAGCCAGTGATGGCATCCTGGTAATTGATGAGAAGGGACAAATAATTTTTGCCAATTCGGCCGCTACCAGTATTTTTAAAGTTTTAGGTATCTCGCATATTGTGGGAAGGCGTTTCTATGATCGCCATGTGGATATGCGGTTGGTTCAAAAGGCGATTCGCAGCAAAGAACCCAGTGAGGTTGAAGTGGAAGCCGGAGGAATGACGCTGGTACAGCGGGTGATTCCGATTGTCAGTGATGCCGGGCTGGTCGCCCGGGTAGTTGTTATTGTCGCCAATGTAACGGAAATAAAGAAAAAAGAAAAAGAGCTTTTGATCAAAGCGGCTGTTATTCAGGAAATCCATCACCGGGTTAAAAACAATCTGCAAACGATTGCCAGTCTGCTTAGATTGCAAGCCCGCCGGACCAAGTCGCAACCGGTTAAAGCAGCTTTGCGGGAAAGTGTCAACCGCATTCTTAGTATTTCTGTCGTGCATGAATTTTTATCGCAACAGGATGCCGAATTTATTGATGTGGCGGAAGTCGCGCGCAATATTCTGGATATGGTGATTCAAAATATGCTGGAGCCGGATTTTAACCTGCAAACAATTTTTAACGGGAATACAGTCATTCTGGCTTCAGAAAAAGCCAGCAGTTTGGCTTTGGTCATCAACGAATTAATCCAAAATTCTATTGAACATGGTTTTATCGGCCGTCGCGAGGGTATGATAGGTGTGGATATTGCCACGTTGGAAAAAACGTATCAAGTGGATATATATGATAATGGCATTGGCCTGCCTGAAGGCTTTAGCCCGCAAAATTCAAACAGCCTGGGGTTACAGATTGTGCGCACTTTGATAGAAGACGATCTTGGCGGCAGTTTTCAGCTATACGCCAATAATGGGACTCATGCGTGCATTACCATACCCCGCGAAGTGGAAGGAGGGAAATAATCATATGCAACCTTTGCGCATTGTGATAGCGGACAATGAATCGATTATCCGCATGGACTTGAAGGAAATACTGGAAGAAGCCGGGCATACCGTGATCGGTGAAGCCAACGACGGGGTGAAAGCGGTGGAATTGGTGAGAAAGCTGCGCCCCGACCTGGTGATCATGGATATAAAAATGCCGGAGATGGATGGAATTGCGGCTGCAAAAGTTATTTCCAACGAAAAACTTTCACCGGTTTTGCTGCTTACTGCATTTAGTCAAAAAGAAATAGTGGAAAGGGCAAAAGATTCAGGTGTGTTAGCCTATCTGGTCAAGCCGGTCAAAGAGGTGAATTTGTTTCCTGCAATGGAAATTGCCCTCTCAAGGTTCCAGGAAATTACCGAACTGGAGCAGGAACTGGAAGGCGTTAAAAACTCTTTGGAGACCCGTAAAATTTTAGACCGGGCTAAGGGTATTTTGATGGATGCCTATAATTTGAATGAAAGTGAAGCATACCGCCGTATTCAGCAGTATAGTATGAGTAAACGGAAATCTATAAGGGAAGTGGCTGAGGCGATTGTAGAGTCCGTCACAAAAAAAAGATAGTAAACCCGGCAGGCTGCTGCTGGGTTTTATCTCATAGGCCGCCTTGCGAGCATTGCCTGCCTGTTTAGCGGCGAGTGTGTAACTCTCAGGGAAGTCCGGTTAGGATCTCTGAGAGTTTCTTTTGCAATTTGAATAAATGAATAAATTTTCCAGACGGGGTCATACTAGGGCATGTAATCAAACTAATGGAATGATTGATGCCGAATGATTTTTACGCCCGGCGAATTATACTCTAAGGGGGAGTGAATTTCCAGCCTTTTTCCTTCTCGTCAGTCAGCCTGCTGCCGGCATGTCCCGCTTGCCCGTCTTGGGGGGCTGTGCAAATAGCTTTATCATTCTCCTGGTGTTTTAAGGCTGACAAGGTGCTAGAATAGGAAAATTATGCTCAAGTTATAAAAAAAGTGGATTTTCCCCCAGAAAGCTCTTGATTTTTTTGTGCAAATTATATATTATAATTTATGGAATTAGCACTCAACCTTAGTGAGTGCTAACAAAAAAATTATAAATGACAAACACGATAAAGGGAGGTCATTTTCATGATTAAGCCATTAGGCGACAGAGTAATTGTTAAAGTTGTGGAAAAAGAAGAAAAGACAAAAAGCGGTATTGTATTGCCGGACACTGCTAAAGAAAAACCGCAGGAAGGTAAAGTGATTGCTGTTGGCACCGGCAAGGTATTGGATAACGGCCAACGGGTTGCGCTTGATGTGAAAGAAGGCGACAGAGTCATTTTTGCTAAATACGGCGGAACAGAGGTCAAATTTGATGGACAGGACTATCTCATCCTCAGTGAAAGAGATATTCTTGCTGTTGTAGAATAATAAAAATCAATTATGGGAGGTAATACATAATGGCAAAGCAAATTATATTTGACGAAGAAGCACGCCGCGCACTCGAAAGAGGGGTAAATGCGCTTGCTAATGCTGTAAAAGTAACTTTAGGACCGAAAGGCCGTAACGTTGTTCTTGATAAAAAATTTGGTGCACCGACCATTACCAATGATGGTGTAACTATTGCCCGTGATATTGAACTGGAAGATCCGTTTGAAAATATGGGTGCTCAGCTTGTTAAAGAAGTTGCCACAAAAACTAACGATGTAGCCGGTGACGGAACCACAACCGCTACTTTGCTGGCTCAGGCTATGATTCGTGAAGGTATGCGCAATGTAGCGGCTGGCGCTAATCCGATGATCCTGAAAAAAGGCATCCAAAAAGCAGTAGAAGCTTTGGTAGCTGAAATTAAAAAGAACGCCGTAAAGGTAGAAACGAAAGACGCCATTGCTCAGGTTGCTTCGATTTCCGCCGCCGATGAAGAGATCGGTACGCTGATCGCCGAAGCGATGGAAAAAGTAGGTAAAGACGGTGTTATTACGGTAGAAGAGTCCAAGACTATGGGCACTGATCTGGAAGTAGTAGAAGGTATGCAGTTTGACCGCGGCTATATCTCTCCTTACATGATCACCGATGCCGATAAAATGGAAGCTGTGCTGAATGATCCTTACATTTTAATCACCGACCGTAAGATTACCGCTATTGCTGATTTACTGCCTGTACTGGAAAAAGTGGTTCAACAGGGCCGCGAGTTGCTCATTATTGCCGAAGACATTGAAGGCGAAGCACTGGCTACGTTGGTAGTAAATAAACTTCGTGGCACCTTTAAAGCCGTGGCTGTTAAAGCTCCCGGTTTTGGCGATCGCCGCAAGGCCATGCTGGAAGACATTGCTATCCTGACCGGTGGCAGCGTTATTACCGAAGAGCTAGGCCGTAAGCTGGACAGCGTGGAAATCACCGACCTCGGCCGGGCCCGTCAGGTTCGCATCTCTAAAGAAGAAACCACTGTAGTTAACGGTTCCGGTTCCTCCGACGAGATCAAAGCCCGTGTAAATCAAATTAAAGCACAAATCGAAGAAACCACTTCCGACTTTGATAAAGAAAAACTGCAGGAACGTCTGGCTAAATTGGCTGGCGGTGTGGCGGTTATCCAAGTAGGTGCTGCTACCGAAGTAGAATTGAAAGAAAAGAAACTGCGCATTGAAGATGCATTGAATGCTACTCGTGCCGCTGTTGAAGAAGGTATTGTCGCAGGCGGCGGTACTACATTCATTGATATTCAGACTGTACTGGATTCCCTGACCCTCATCGGTGACGAAAAGACCGGTATGGAACTGGTGAAACGCGCCATTGAAGAACCTGTCCGTCAGATTGCTAACAACGCCGGCTTGGAAGGCTCGGTTGTTGTGGAAGGCGTGAAAAAATCCGGCAAAGGAATTGGCTTCAATGCGTTGACTGAGGAATATGTTGACATGATTAAGTCCGGTATCGTTGACCCGGCCAAAGTTACCCGTTCCGCGTTGCAAAACGCAGCCAGCATTGCTGCTATGGTGTTGACTACGGAAACCCTGGTTGCTGACAAACCGGAAAAAGATAACGGTGCTGCTGCTGCCGCTGCTATGGGCGGTATGGGTGGCATGGGCGGTATGGGCGGCATGATGTAAGGTGCGCTTTACAAACCAGTAAATAAGCTGGGTATGTTGCTCCCATAACTCCAATGTTAACGATTTGTTAACGAGATTTGTAAAAAATATTAGAGGTTGTCCATAAGTTGACAAAACTTGTGGGCGACCTCTTTTTCATTGTCTTGGTGGCATGTAAATGGTTGTCCTAATAGTCGCAACATTTCACGTTCTGTTTTTTCTTAAGCTTACGGTTAATAGAGCTGGGGTCATATGATAATAAGAAGACATAGTGCATATACACTAATTTCGTGTAGCTTCATATAATGGTAACAAAGGACCGAAAAGGAGGGACAATATGAATTATCCCAGATATCGCTGGAATAAAGCGCCAAATATAATTGATTATGGCCCGAAACCTTTTATTGTAAATATAGAACAGGCGACAAAACAAAATAAGACATTTCGCACCACGATATGGACGGGCGATTTTATGCAGTTAACTCTAATGTGTATCCCTGCTGGCGGTGAGATCGGACTGGAGATTCATCAGCATCTTGACCAGTTCATTCGTATTGAAAAGGGGTTAGGTCTTGTAAAAATGGGCATCCACAAAAATGATTTGTGCTTCCAGAGGAATATCGGTGCTGGATATGCATTTATTATTCCGGCAGGGACGTGGCATAACTTAATTAATAAGGGAGAAGGTTCCTTAAAACTGTATTCAATTTATGCGCCACCTCAACATCCCCAAGGAACCGTGCATGTTACAAAGGCTGATGCCGAGGCAGACGAACATGGCTATTAAGAAACAGCCTGCAGATAGTCCGGTCAAAATTTACATTTATTGCGAATTTTTTACAAATACGATCATTACACGATATTATTGTGAGAATTAAGTTTTATACTGCAATTAATTTACTTTCCGCCCTTGGTGATGAGTGTAAAATGCGAACAGTAGACAGAGCAGGAAGAGAATTAATTTTGCCTTTAGGTGCTATGACTCGCGCTATTATTGAAATATATTATTATTTATGGCCGGATTGATCCTTATTTTTAGAGCCTCACAAAGTGAAAAACTTTTGTGAGGCTCTTTTATATGTCTACAGATGCCTTACACTTTTCTTTCGCTATTGAAAAAAGAGCTTGTTTTTAAGAAAATCCAGGTGATACAAGACCACCAAAGGAAAAACACAAAAAGCGAAACATAGGGGTAAAGCCAAGATCGGAAATCAAATAAGTTTGCATTCCTTACCAAAAGTCCATAACCAACGCTGGCGCAGGAAAAAGTGAAAATATAGGGGTAACGGAAAAGTTTCTTTTTGGGGAAAAAGTAAAGAAATAACATGACAGTTGTAAGCCAGCTTGCCGGAGAAAGAAAATTCTGGCCCCAAGCAGCAAACAGTCCCATATTCTTAAACCACATAATATGAAGAACGTTCTGAAACAGACTAACAATAAGAACATCGCCAAACGCTCCTAATAGAAAACCGTAAATAAAATATTCTTTATAATCTTTTTTCGGAATAAAAATCAAAGTGAAGGAAAAAGTCACAAGCAAATATACTGGGTAAAACAAAAGTGTTACAAGCTCCATCGTGGTTTGTTCCCTTCTTGTCAGTATTTTATAGTATGGTGCCTTAGGGGGGAGAGTTTTATGCAGGTATGGAAAGGAGCGGCGATATGAATCGATCTTTTTGCTCCGTCGGGCATATTGGAGAGCTTTGCTGCATAAGTAGTATTGGGCGAGGTTCTTGCGGATAAGGGGGCGAAAAGATGATTTTTGATTTGCGGCGGTTTAAAACATTCCGGCATTTATTTTACAGCGTAGTCGGCTTGCTGGCGATTAGTACGGTATATATTCAGGTTGCCGATCTGATTCATACCGGTCCGATTGCCATTGCCGGGACCAGGACGGATCAAAAGGTTGTGGCGCTAACCTTTGATCATTCCTGGGGCAATAAATTTACTCCGTCGATTCTGGATACACTGAAACAATATAATGTAAAGGCGACTTTCTTCATTATGGGACCCTGGGCGACAAAATATCCGGACGTTGCAAAGCGCATCGTTGCAGACGGCCATGAGGTAGGCAGTCACGGCTACCGGCATGAAAATTATGGCGACAGGAGTGCTGACTGGGTACGTGAGGATATTCAAAAAGCGCATGCCCAGATCAAGGAAGTTACCGGTGTGGAACCGGTACTGTTGCGTCCGCCGAACGGGCACTATTCCCAAAGTTCCTTGAAGACTACCGATGAACTGGGCTATAAAACGATTATCTGGAATGTCGATTCGCTGGACTGGAAAAATCCGGGAAGAGATGTTATTGTGGAACGGGTCATGAAACGGCTTAAACCGGGCGCTATCATTCTGATGCATGCTTCCGATACACCGGTGCAAACGGCGGAGGCTTTGCCTATTTTGCTGGAAAAGATCAAGGCGGAAGGCTACACCTTTGTGACGGTCGGTGATTTACTGCAAAACTATGCCGGGCAGGGAATTTTGAAGCATTGATGAAAGCTATGGTCGGGCAGTGAAAACTGCCCGTTTTGCATGGAAGCCTGTGCAATTTTTATGTCCTAGAAGGAAATGAGCTGTTTCCGGCGAAAGTAAAAGAGTTACATAATTTGAAGAAGTACTGCTCAAAATTACAAGGGAACACGAAATGAAGGTGCAACTCATATGAACTCGCTGCTAACAACGGCTTCGGCTAACATCATCTCCGGCAAGCGGCTGGATTTTGATGAAGCGATGGCTTTATACCAGCAAGGAGATCTACTGCATTTGGCTAATTTGGCCCGGTCGGTGAAGCACACCAGATCAGGCCGCCAAGTGTTTTTTAATGTAAACAGGCATGTAAATCTGACTAATATTTGTGTATCGCAATGTCCGTTGTGCGCATTTGCCCGTCTGGAGAATAGTGCCGATGCCTATCTGATGGATATTTCCGAGGTGGTGCGGCTGGTGGAAACCGCCGGACGGGAAAATCCTGATCTGACCGAGGTGCACATGGTAAGCGCACTGCATCCGGCAACTCCGTTTAGCTATTATCTAGATGTGATTGCCGCAGTCAAACGGACCTTGCCGCATATTCATCTGAAAGCGTTTACTCCGGTGGAAATTGTTCATTTTAGCAAAATTAGCGGTTTACCGGTGAAGGCTGTGCTTGCCCAGTTAAAAGCAGCCGGTCTGGATTCGCTGCCTGGCGGCGGAGCGGAAATTTTGGATGACGCCGTGCGACAGGTTATTTGCCCCGCTAAAGCAACTACGCAACAATGGATTGACGTTATTAAGGAAGCTCACCGTCAGAATATCCCGACCAATGCCACGATGTTATACGGCCATATTGAAACCGCGGAGCAAAGAATCAGGCATTTGCTGACACTGCGTGATATACAGGATGAGACCGGCGGGTTTCAGGCCTTTGTTGCTTTTCCTTTTCACCCTGAGAATACAGGGCTGAGCAGCAAGGCAAGAAGAGCGAGCTGCTGGGAAGATTTAAAACTGATTGCTATGGCTAGATTGGTATTGGATAATTTTGACCACATCAAAGCGTTTTGGATGATGCTCAGCCTGCCGGTTGCTCAACTGGCACTGCATTTTGGTGTTGATGATTTGGACGGTACCGTTCAGGAGGAAAAAATCATCCATGCCGCCGGAGCGACTACCCAAAAGGGGATAAGCAAACAGGAACTAATTACACTGATACGGGAAACCGGCTATGTTCCGGTCGAGAGGGATACCTTCTACCATCCTGTAAAGGTATATGGAGAGGATGGCTCTGATCATGCTAAAGCCTAAACTTGGACACATTAATTTTATTAACTGCCTGCCGTTGGATTATGGGCTGACGCAGGGCGGTTTTGCCCGGGGAATGGATATTTATCCCCAGGTTCCTTCGGCTTTGAATGAGGCTATTGTGGCAGGTCAACTGGATATAAGCCCGGTTTCTTCTATTATGTATGCCTTGCATGCCGATCAATTTTTCTTGCTGCCCAACGTGTCTATTAGTGCGGCCGGTGGCTTACAAAGTATCCTTTTGGTAGCCAAACGTCCAATTGAGGAACTGAACGGCGCTCATATAGCTTTGACTTCCAAATCGGCCACTTCCCATGTGCAGCTCAAAATTGTGCTTGAGCAAGCTTATCATCTATGTCCGCAATATGCTGTCAGTGCGCTTTCTTTGGCGGAAGGCGTGCTGGATACGGCCGACGCGGTATTGTTTATCGGCGATGATGCGCTGCATGCCTATTTGAACCGGCAGGACGGCTACTATTATTATGATATGGGGGCCGAGTGGCGTAAGTTGACGAATCTTTCCATGGTATATGCCGTATGGGTCGTTAACCGTAAGTTTGCCCAAGAAAATCCAGCGCTTGTGCAATATGCTTATGAACAGGTAACCGGTGCTTTCGCTTATGGCTTAACGCATGTTGAGGAAGCTGCTGCGGCCAGGGAACGGCACGCTCCGTTCAGTGCGCGGCAAATCTCTGATTATCTAAAGCTATTGAACTATGGCTTTACGCCGCAGCATGAGGAGGCTTTGCTTACTTATTACAGGCGTGCCCAGACGCTTGGCTTGCTGTCGACTGTTCCGGAATTGAGAATGGCGGAGGTAATGCTATGACGGATCGC containing:
- a CDS encoding sensor histidine kinase, producing MSVVGDICRKITTLQSTQIELLENITANMGLMADLAHAQVTVYAKASDNNFVVILSQVKPHTSFIQRKPSLLGSTVHIAEEPLVARTFVSGQSICGQREWALGMWMEMRTYPIFDNDDDIIAVISFEASSDEVRAEGHGILVESAYMLQTILRERSNRKLFRPLSASDGILVIDEKGQIIFANSAATSIFKVLGISHIVGRRFYDRHVDMRLVQKAIRSKEPSEVEVEAGGMTLVQRVIPIVSDAGLVARVVVIVANVTEIKKKEKELLIKAAVIQEIHHRVKNNLQTIASLLRLQARRTKSQPVKAALRESVNRILSISVVHEFLSQQDAEFIDVAEVARNILDMVIQNMLEPDFNLQTIFNGNTVILASEKASSLALVINELIQNSIEHGFIGRREGMIGVDIATLEKTYQVDIYDNGIGLPEGFSPQNSNSLGLQIVRTLIEDDLGGSFQLYANNGTHACITIPREVEGGK
- a CDS encoding ANTAR domain-containing response regulator, which produces MQPLRIVIADNESIIRMDLKEILEEAGHTVIGEANDGVKAVELVRKLRPDLVIMDIKMPEMDGIAAAKVISNEKLSPVLLLTAFSQKEIVERAKDSGVLAYLVKPVKEVNLFPAMEIALSRFQEITELEQELEGVKNSLETRKILDRAKGILMDAYNLNESEAYRRIQQYSMSKRKSIREVAEAIVESVTKKR
- the groES gene encoding co-chaperone GroES — encoded protein: MIKPLGDRVIVKVVEKEEKTKSGIVLPDTAKEKPQEGKVIAVGTGKVLDNGQRVALDVKEGDRVIFAKYGGTEVKFDGQDYLILSERDILAVVE
- the groL gene encoding chaperonin GroEL (60 kDa chaperone family; promotes refolding of misfolded polypeptides especially under stressful conditions; forms two stacked rings of heptamers to form a barrel-shaped 14mer; ends can be capped by GroES; misfolded proteins enter the barrel where they are refolded when GroES binds); protein product: MAKQIIFDEEARRALERGVNALANAVKVTLGPKGRNVVLDKKFGAPTITNDGVTIARDIELEDPFENMGAQLVKEVATKTNDVAGDGTTTATLLAQAMIREGMRNVAAGANPMILKKGIQKAVEALVAEIKKNAVKVETKDAIAQVASISAADEEIGTLIAEAMEKVGKDGVITVEESKTMGTDLEVVEGMQFDRGYISPYMITDADKMEAVLNDPYILITDRKITAIADLLPVLEKVVQQGRELLIIAEDIEGEALATLVVNKLRGTFKAVAVKAPGFGDRRKAMLEDIAILTGGSVITEELGRKLDSVEITDLGRARQVRISKEETTVVNGSGSSDEIKARVNQIKAQIEETTSDFDKEKLQERLAKLAGGVAVIQVGAATEVELKEKKLRIEDALNATRAAVEEGIVAGGGTTFIDIQTVLDSLTLIGDEKTGMELVKRAIEEPVRQIANNAGLEGSVVVEGVKKSGKGIGFNALTEEYVDMIKSGIVDPAKVTRSALQNAASIAAMVLTTETLVADKPEKDNGAAAAAAMGGMGGMGGMGGMM
- a CDS encoding cupin domain-containing protein → MNYPRYRWNKAPNIIDYGPKPFIVNIEQATKQNKTFRTTIWTGDFMQLTLMCIPAGGEIGLEIHQHLDQFIRIEKGLGLVKMGIHKNDLCFQRNIGAGYAFIIPAGTWHNLINKGEGSLKLYSIYAPPQHPQGTVHVTKADAEADEHGY
- the pdaB gene encoding polysaccharide deacetylase family sporulation protein PdaB, which translates into the protein MIFDLRRFKTFRHLFYSVVGLLAISTVYIQVADLIHTGPIAIAGTRTDQKVVALTFDHSWGNKFTPSILDTLKQYNVKATFFIMGPWATKYPDVAKRIVADGHEVGSHGYRHENYGDRSADWVREDIQKAHAQIKEVTGVEPVLLRPPNGHYSQSSLKTTDELGYKTIIWNVDSLDWKNPGRDVIVERVMKRLKPGAIILMHASDTPVQTAEALPILLEKIKAEGYTFVTVGDLLQNYAGQGILKH
- the mqnE gene encoding aminofutalosine synthase MqnE; amino-acid sequence: MNSLLTTASANIISGKRLDFDEAMALYQQGDLLHLANLARSVKHTRSGRQVFFNVNRHVNLTNICVSQCPLCAFARLENSADAYLMDISEVVRLVETAGRENPDLTEVHMVSALHPATPFSYYLDVIAAVKRTLPHIHLKAFTPVEIVHFSKISGLPVKAVLAQLKAAGLDSLPGGGAEILDDAVRQVICPAKATTQQWIDVIKEAHRQNIPTNATMLYGHIETAEQRIRHLLTLRDIQDETGGFQAFVAFPFHPENTGLSSKARRASCWEDLKLIAMARLVLDNFDHIKAFWMMLSLPVAQLALHFGVDDLDGTVQEEKIIHAAGATTQKGISKQELITLIRETGYVPVERDTFYHPVKVYGEDGSDHAKA
- a CDS encoding menaquinone biosynthetic enzyme MqnA/MqnD family protein, translating into MLKPKLGHINFINCLPLDYGLTQGGFARGMDIYPQVPSALNEAIVAGQLDISPVSSIMYALHADQFFLLPNVSISAAGGLQSILLVAKRPIEELNGAHIALTSKSATSHVQLKIVLEQAYHLCPQYAVSALSLAEGVLDTADAVLFIGDDALHAYLNRQDGYYYYDMGAEWRKLTNLSMVYAVWVVNRKFAQENPALVQYAYEQVTGAFAYGLTHVEEAAAARERHAPFSARQISDYLKLLNYGFTPQHEEALLTYYRRAQTLGLLSTVPELRMAEVML